In Arthrobacter sp. UKPF54-2, the following are encoded in one genomic region:
- a CDS encoding iron ABC transporter substrate-binding protein, protein MKIRKNALAGIALAATAALSLAACGSGASTSGSTGADGKPAGEITVYNAQHESLTKEWVDAFTAETGIKVTLRQGDDTEMSNQIVQEGAASRADVFLTENSPAMAQVEYAGLFADVDKATVDQVPAEFRPSTNKWTGIAARSTVLVFDKAKLSQDKLPKSMLDLAKPEWKGKWAASPSGADFQAIVSALLELKGEAATEEWLKGMKENYKAYKGNSTAMKAVNAGEVDAALIYHYYYYGDQAKTGENSKNVTPFYFKNQDPGAFVSVSGGGVLKSSKNAAAAQAFLKFITGKKGQEVLQKGTSFEYAVGSGVPANDKLVPLPELQAPKVDPAKLNSAKVTELMTKAGLL, encoded by the coding sequence ATGAAGATCCGCAAAAATGCGCTGGCGGGCATTGCCCTTGCCGCTACCGCCGCGCTCAGCCTCGCCGCCTGCGGCTCCGGCGCCTCGACCTCCGGCAGCACCGGGGCCGACGGCAAGCCCGCCGGCGAGATTACGGTCTACAACGCCCAGCACGAATCCCTGACCAAGGAATGGGTTGACGCTTTTACCGCGGAAACCGGCATCAAGGTCACCCTGCGCCAGGGCGACGATACCGAAATGTCCAACCAGATCGTCCAGGAAGGCGCGGCCTCCCGCGCCGATGTGTTCCTCACCGAGAACTCCCCCGCCATGGCCCAGGTGGAATACGCCGGGCTGTTCGCGGACGTGGACAAGGCCACCGTCGACCAGGTTCCGGCCGAATTCCGGCCCTCCACGAACAAGTGGACCGGCATCGCCGCCCGCTCCACCGTGCTGGTCTTCGACAAGGCCAAGCTGAGCCAGGACAAGTTGCCCAAGTCCATGCTGGACCTGGCCAAGCCCGAGTGGAAAGGCAAGTGGGCGGCGTCGCCGTCCGGCGCCGACTTCCAGGCAATCGTCTCCGCCCTGCTGGAACTCAAGGGCGAGGCCGCCACGGAGGAATGGCTCAAGGGCATGAAGGAAAACTACAAGGCCTACAAGGGCAACAGCACGGCCATGAAGGCCGTCAACGCCGGCGAGGTGGACGCCGCCCTGATCTACCACTACTACTACTACGGCGACCAGGCCAAGACCGGCGAGAACTCCAAGAACGTCACACCGTTCTACTTCAAGAACCAGGACCCCGGCGCGTTCGTGTCCGTCTCCGGTGGCGGCGTGCTCAAGTCCTCGAAGAACGCGGCGGCCGCCCAGGCCTTCCTGAAGTTCATCACCGGCAAGAAGGGCCAGGAAGTGCTGCAGAAGGGCACGTCCTTCGAGTACGCGGTCGGCTCCGGCGTACCGGCCAACGACAAGCTGGTTCCGCTCCCGGAACTCCAGGCCCCCAAGGTCGATCCGGCCAAGCTTAACTCCGCCAAGGTCACCGAGCTGATGACCAAGGCAGGACTGCTCTAA
- a CDS encoding iron ABC transporter permease — protein sequence MTSTLAAPGTTGSTTTAGRGKRPRPPFGVSVVAILAVLIALFSLIPLGYVAVMTVATGWDTAVGLIFRARVGELLLNTVLLTVITVPLCLVLGVGGAWLVERTNLKGHKGWAVLLAAPLAVPAFVNSYAWVSAVPSMGGLWSGVLIATLSYFPLVYIPAAATLSRLDPAIEQSAASLGLGAWRAFFRVVLPQLRIAMTGGALLVSLHLLAEYGAFAMIRFDTFTTAIMVQYQSTFNGTAGNMLASVLVFFCLILLLVEVRSRGTARYARVGSGAQARALRLPLHAYQLPAQLSLLALTALAFGLPLTFVLRWIYAGGPGIWAAEAFLPALLQTLGYGLAGAAATTVVAFPMAYLAVRHPGWFSKALELSNYVTSSMPGIVVGLAFVTVSIRMVPDLYQTTGLLVAAYVLLFLPRALVNLRSGLAQAPKELDEAAQALGKPPLLTFLRVTLRLTAPAAAGGAALVFLGIVNELTATLLLSPNGTRTLATEFWSKSSEIDYAGAAPYALLMILISAPMTYLLFQQSKKAAGQ from the coding sequence GTGACCAGCACACTGGCGGCTCCCGGAACCACCGGAAGCACGACGACGGCGGGCAGGGGCAAGCGCCCCCGCCCGCCTTTCGGCGTCTCCGTGGTGGCTATCCTGGCGGTCCTGATCGCCCTTTTCTCGTTGATCCCGCTCGGTTACGTGGCAGTCATGACGGTGGCCACCGGCTGGGACACCGCCGTCGGCCTGATCTTCCGCGCCCGGGTGGGAGAGCTCCTGCTCAACACCGTGCTGCTCACGGTGATCACCGTGCCGCTTTGCCTGGTTCTGGGCGTGGGGGGCGCCTGGCTGGTGGAACGCACCAACCTCAAGGGCCACAAGGGCTGGGCCGTCCTGCTCGCCGCCCCGCTGGCCGTTCCGGCGTTCGTCAACAGCTACGCCTGGGTCTCCGCCGTGCCCTCGATGGGCGGGCTCTGGTCCGGTGTGCTGATCGCGACGCTGTCCTACTTCCCGCTGGTCTACATCCCGGCGGCCGCGACGCTCAGCCGGCTCGACCCGGCGATCGAGCAGTCCGCCGCGTCCCTGGGCCTCGGGGCGTGGCGCGCCTTCTTCCGCGTGGTGCTGCCCCAGCTTCGGATCGCGATGACCGGCGGCGCGCTGCTGGTCTCGCTCCACCTGCTGGCCGAGTACGGGGCCTTCGCGATGATCCGCTTCGACACCTTCACCACCGCGATCATGGTCCAGTACCAGTCCACGTTCAATGGCACCGCCGGGAACATGCTGGCCAGCGTGCTCGTGTTCTTCTGCCTGATACTGCTCCTAGTGGAGGTCCGCAGCCGCGGCACGGCCCGCTACGCCCGGGTGGGCTCCGGCGCCCAGGCCCGCGCCCTGCGCCTGCCGCTGCACGCCTACCAGCTGCCCGCGCAGCTGTCACTGCTGGCCCTGACCGCGCTGGCGTTCGGGCTGCCGCTGACCTTTGTGCTGCGCTGGATCTACGCCGGCGGACCGGGGATCTGGGCAGCCGAGGCCTTCCTGCCGGCCCTGCTGCAGACCCTCGGCTACGGCCTGGCCGGGGCCGCGGCCACCACCGTGGTCGCCTTCCCGATGGCGTACCTGGCCGTGCGGCACCCGGGCTGGTTCAGCAAGGCCCTGGAGCTCTCCAACTACGTCACCAGCTCGATGCCGGGGATCGTCGTCGGCCTGGCCTTCGTGACCGTCAGCATCCGGATGGTGCCGGACCTCTACCAGACCACCGGGCTGCTGGTCGCCGCCTACGTGCTGCTGTTCCTGCCGCGGGCGCTGGTGAACCTCCGTTCCGGGCTCGCCCAGGCGCCCAAGGAGCTCGACGAGGCCGCGCAGGCCCTCGGCAAGCCGCCGCTGCTGACGTTCCTCCGGGTCACCCTCCGCCTCACCGCCCCGGCCGCGGCCGGCGGCGCCGCGCTGGTGTTCCTCGGGATCGTCAACGAGCTGACGGCCACGCTGCTGCTCTCGCCCAACGGCACCCGGACGCTCGCCACCGAGTTCTGGAGCAAAAGCAGCGAGATCGACTACGCCGGCGCCGCGCCCTATGCCCTGCTGATGATCCTGATCTCGGCCCCGATGACCTACCTCCTCTTCCAGCAGTCCAAGAAAGCAGCGGGACAGTGA
- a CDS encoding ABC transporter ATP-binding protein: protein MTEQNPSRLPEPRIAPSVAPSTNSHLEVDAVTKNFGSQAVLKGVNLSVAKGGTTAIVGPSGSGKTTLLRLIAGFEHPDTGSISLNGSKVAGEGVWVPAHKRHVGYVAQDGALFPHLTVGQNISFGLDAGKLPGGHRGIKSRVSELLEMVALDPAMAKRRPHQLSGGQQQRVALARALAREPELMLLDEPFSALDAGLRVATRRAVGKVLHDAGVTTILVTHDQAEALSFADQVAVMRGGKLAQIGNPFVVYTRPADRATAEFLGDAVILDAWMEGSLATCSLGGIPVRRPPAQGRVQLMLRPEQIRIAEDGPIRGTVVDTDYFGPETTVRLKLAVPPVLAEGAVADHRYPGGGEIITIRHWNASIARPGTELCLRVVGEAVAFPMDDDAQD from the coding sequence GTGACCGAACAGAACCCCTCCCGGCTTCCGGAACCCCGGATCGCCCCCTCCGTGGCGCCCAGCACCAACAGCCACCTGGAGGTCGACGCCGTCACGAAGAACTTCGGGTCCCAGGCCGTCCTGAAGGGTGTCAACCTCTCCGTCGCCAAGGGCGGAACGACGGCGATCGTGGGCCCCTCGGGCTCGGGCAAGACCACGCTGCTGCGGCTCATCGCCGGGTTCGAGCACCCGGACACCGGCAGCATCTCCCTGAACGGCAGCAAGGTGGCCGGCGAGGGCGTCTGGGTTCCGGCGCACAAGCGGCACGTCGGCTACGTGGCGCAGGACGGCGCCCTCTTCCCGCACCTGACCGTGGGCCAGAACATCTCCTTCGGCCTGGACGCGGGCAAGCTCCCCGGCGGGCACCGCGGCATCAAGTCCCGGGTCTCAGAGCTGCTGGAGATGGTGGCGCTGGACCCGGCCATGGCCAAACGCCGGCCGCACCAGCTCTCCGGCGGCCAGCAGCAGCGTGTGGCACTGGCCCGCGCCCTGGCCCGCGAGCCGGAGCTGATGCTGCTGGACGAACCGTTCTCCGCACTCGACGCCGGGCTGCGCGTCGCCACCCGCCGCGCCGTCGGCAAGGTGCTCCACGACGCCGGCGTGACCACCATCCTGGTCACCCACGACCAGGCCGAGGCGCTCTCCTTCGCCGACCAGGTGGCGGTGATGCGCGGCGGCAAGCTCGCCCAGATCGGCAACCCCTTTGTGGTCTACACCCGCCCGGCGGACCGGGCCACCGCCGAATTCCTGGGCGACGCCGTGATCCTCGACGCCTGGATGGAGGGCTCGCTCGCCACCTGCTCGCTGGGCGGCATTCCGGTCCGACGGCCGCCCGCGCAGGGCCGCGTGCAGCTCATGCTCCGGCCCGAGCAGATCCGGATCGCCGAGGACGGCCCCATCCGCGGCACCGTGGTGGACACCGACTACTTCGGCCCGGAAACCACGGTCCGGCTCAAGCTCGCCGTGCCGCCGGTCCTGGCCGAGGGCGCCGTCGCGGACCACCGCTACCCTGGCGGCGGAGAGATCATCACCATCCGGCACTGGAACGCCTCCATTGCGCGGCCCGGCACCGAGCTGTGCCTGCGCGTGGTGGGTGAGGCCGTGGCCTTCCCGATGGACGACGACGCGCAGGACTGA
- a CDS encoding glycogen debranching N-terminal domain-containing protein — MTVQPALHRQHCSVAAPTQVWLDADGRLGGGAPAAPGTGPTTGAGEWFTGLLHGDTRMLCRAEVTVNGFAPEPATVETCPGGVLKVRGLVRGIEGPTEDPAVELLQTWTVTPGAVRVALRLSTSLEAVDAEIEVRLAADFTDMAAIRLGRYREPLQPTAADASSLRWDEDGKTLTVAAPGRVGPGARLSWRGTAGRGRPLEVEWQAVLTDSGDAVLAAPLPAARRVRAATEGPLGLLLDNSLDELDGLRLASRQAPDAPFLAAGAPWYFTLFGRDSLWAARMLLPLDAALAAGTLRALAAHQGTKTDPAAAEEPGKILHELRSKELVLESQALRLPPVYFGAVDSTPLWLCLLGELGLAGTEDGAVRSLLPSAGSAAQWLLAAGGAAGNTANAGFLSYQDTSGHGLSNQGWKDSRDAMQFSDGRQADGPIALSEVQGYAYQAAVQTADLFDAYGEPGARELRDFAAALKQNFRERFWVQDDAGSFPAMALDGHGEPLDVPGSNMGHLLGTGILDAAEARLVADRLLGPELFSGYGLHTLSRRAAGFWPFSYHCGSVWSHDTAVAVRGLLGEGFTAEARALAEGLLAASGAFGHRLPELFAGVTAAESGRAVPYPASCHPQAWSSASAVVIAQALGVEF, encoded by the coding sequence ATGACTGTTCAACCAGCCCTGCACCGCCAGCACTGTTCCGTGGCCGCCCCCACCCAGGTGTGGCTCGACGCCGACGGCCGGCTGGGCGGCGGCGCACCCGCCGCCCCCGGCACGGGCCCCACGACCGGCGCCGGTGAGTGGTTCACCGGGCTGCTGCACGGGGACACCCGGATGCTGTGCCGGGCCGAGGTGACGGTCAACGGCTTCGCGCCGGAACCGGCCACGGTGGAGACCTGCCCCGGCGGTGTGCTGAAGGTCCGCGGGCTGGTGCGCGGGATCGAGGGGCCCACCGAGGATCCCGCCGTCGAACTCCTGCAGACCTGGACCGTCACGCCGGGCGCCGTCCGCGTCGCGCTGCGGCTGAGCACCTCGCTGGAGGCGGTGGACGCCGAGATCGAGGTGCGGCTGGCCGCGGACTTTACCGACATGGCGGCCATCCGGCTCGGCCGCTACCGCGAACCGCTGCAGCCCACCGCGGCGGACGCGTCCTCGCTGCGCTGGGACGAGGACGGCAAGACCCTGACCGTGGCCGCGCCGGGACGGGTCGGTCCCGGGGCGCGGCTCAGCTGGCGCGGCACCGCGGGCCGCGGCAGGCCGCTGGAAGTGGAATGGCAGGCCGTGTTGACCGACAGCGGGGACGCCGTGCTGGCCGCGCCGCTGCCGGCCGCCCGCCGTGTCCGGGCCGCCACGGAGGGGCCGCTGGGCCTGCTCCTGGACAACTCCCTCGACGAACTCGACGGGCTCCGGCTCGCCAGCCGCCAGGCACCGGACGCCCCCTTCCTGGCCGCCGGGGCACCCTGGTACTTCACGCTCTTCGGCCGGGATTCGCTCTGGGCGGCGCGGATGCTGCTGCCGCTCGACGCCGCCCTGGCCGCCGGGACCCTGCGCGCCCTTGCCGCCCACCAAGGCACTAAAACCGACCCCGCCGCGGCCGAGGAGCCGGGCAAGATCCTGCACGAACTGCGGTCCAAGGAACTCGTGCTCGAAAGCCAGGCGCTGCGGCTTCCGCCGGTGTACTTCGGCGCCGTGGACTCCACCCCGCTCTGGTTGTGCCTGCTCGGCGAGCTGGGCCTCGCCGGCACCGAGGACGGCGCGGTCCGTTCGCTGCTGCCCAGCGCCGGCAGCGCCGCGCAATGGCTGCTGGCGGCCGGCGGGGCCGCGGGAAATACGGCCAATGCCGGCTTCCTCAGCTATCAGGACACCTCCGGGCACGGCCTGAGCAACCAGGGCTGGAAAGACTCCCGGGACGCCATGCAGTTCAGCGACGGCCGGCAGGCTGACGGCCCGATCGCTCTCTCCGAGGTTCAGGGCTACGCCTACCAGGCGGCCGTGCAGACGGCGGATCTGTTCGACGCCTACGGCGAACCGGGCGCTCGGGAACTGCGCGATTTCGCGGCGGCGTTGAAGCAGAACTTCCGCGAGCGCTTCTGGGTACAGGACGACGCCGGCAGCTTCCCGGCCATGGCGCTCGATGGCCACGGGGAGCCGCTGGACGTCCCGGGGTCCAACATGGGGCACCTGCTGGGCACCGGAATCCTCGACGCCGCCGAGGCGCGGCTCGTGGCGGACCGGCTGCTGGGTCCGGAGCTGTTTTCCGGGTACGGCCTGCACACCCTGTCCCGGCGGGCGGCGGGGTTCTGGCCCTTCAGCTACCACTGCGGCTCGGTCTGGAGCCACGACACCGCCGTCGCGGTCCGCGGCCTGCTCGGCGAGGGATTCACCGCCGAGGCACGGGCCCTCGCCGAGGGTCTGCTCGCGGCTTCCGGCGCGTTCGGCCACCGGCTTCCGGAACTCTTTGCCGGGGTCACCGCGGCCGAGTCCGGGCGCGCGGTGCCGTACCCGGCCTCCTGCCACCCGCAGGCCTGGTCCTCGGCCTCGGCCGTGGTCATCGCCCAGGCGCTCGGCGTCGAGTTCTAG
- a CDS encoding phosphatase PAP2 family protein — protein MLTTHLEQPRGSVPAARSQRTAFFAAAGLLVAGEAVFWLMLAAVQTNSGLALLDGGVHDALVAGRTPAATAVLAAVSTVTSPTWMTVIGGLLALGWAVRKREIWRPALLLGAMAATFGASTLIKHQIGRARPSAADFLMGPDDALSFPSGHTFGTGVFLLVLVYLLLGRAGVRSVRRSTAVLAFSGAALGTLLVAFSRIYFGYHWLTDVVASMGLAVAVTGLVVLVDGLRDARKAAPAAPAAPAA, from the coding sequence ATGCTTACCACCCACCTTGAGCAGCCCCGGGGCTCTGTGCCCGCCGCGCGCTCGCAGCGCACGGCGTTTTTTGCCGCCGCCGGGCTGCTGGTCGCCGGCGAGGCGGTCTTCTGGCTGATGCTGGCCGCGGTCCAGACGAACTCCGGGCTCGCGCTGCTCGACGGCGGGGTCCACGACGCCCTCGTCGCGGGCCGGACGCCCGCCGCCACGGCGGTGCTGGCGGCGGTCAGCACGGTCACCTCCCCGACCTGGATGACGGTCATCGGGGGACTGCTGGCGCTCGGCTGGGCCGTCCGGAAACGCGAAATCTGGCGGCCGGCGCTGCTCCTCGGAGCCATGGCGGCCACCTTCGGCGCCTCCACCCTGATCAAGCACCAGATCGGGCGCGCCCGGCCCTCGGCAGCCGACTTCCTGATGGGCCCGGACGATGCCCTGTCCTTCCCCTCCGGCCACACGTTCGGGACCGGTGTCTTCCTGCTGGTGCTGGTCTACCTGCTGCTGGGGCGCGCCGGGGTCCGGAGCGTACGCCGTTCGACGGCGGTGCTGGCGTTCTCCGGGGCCGCCCTTGGAACGCTGCTGGTCGCGTTCAGCCGGATCTACTTCGGCTACCACTGGCTGACGGACGTGGTGGCCTCGATGGGGCTGGCGGTCGCCGTTACGGGCCTGGTGGTCCTGGTGGACGGCCTGCGGGACGCCCGGAAGGCGGCCCCTGCGGCCCCTGCGGCCCCTGCGGCCTAG
- a CDS encoding YdeI family protein, translating to MAAELKELLVKDAAEWRAWLEEHHAESPGVWLVLHKKGGSVTELDYEAALQEALCFGWIDGQGRRRDDETSYQRMTRRGPKSVWSARNVERVGRLEAEGRMAPAGRAAVESAKADGRWEAAYSGQATAEVPEDLAAAIAAEPRAQAMFDVLTSVNRFALIYRTNAVKQPATRERKIAGFVEMLARHETPYPQKRRPEPGPSAPSQ from the coding sequence ATGGCTGCTGAGCTAAAGGAACTGCTGGTGAAAGACGCCGCCGAATGGCGCGCCTGGCTGGAGGAGCACCACGCCGAAAGCCCCGGAGTGTGGCTGGTGCTGCACAAAAAGGGCGGTTCGGTGACGGAGCTGGACTACGAGGCCGCCCTTCAGGAGGCCCTTTGCTTCGGCTGGATCGACGGCCAGGGCCGGCGCCGTGACGACGAGACCTCCTACCAGCGGATGACCCGCCGCGGCCCGAAAAGCGTCTGGTCGGCACGGAACGTGGAGCGCGTCGGCCGCCTCGAGGCGGAGGGGCGGATGGCCCCGGCCGGTCGCGCCGCCGTCGAGAGCGCCAAGGCGGACGGGCGCTGGGAGGCGGCCTATTCGGGGCAGGCCACCGCGGAGGTGCCGGAGGATCTCGCCGCGGCCATCGCGGCGGAACCGCGGGCGCAGGCCATGTTCGACGTCCTGACCTCGGTGAACCGGTTCGCGCTGATCTACCGCACCAACGCGGTCAAGCAGCCGGCCACGCGGGAACGAAAGATCGCGGGCTTTGTGGAAATGCTGGCCCGCCATGAGACGCCGTACCCGCAAAAACGCCGCCCGGAACCGGGGCCTTCAGCACCTTCCCAGTAA
- a CDS encoding VOC family protein — translation MLRVRPIHFTSRPDQWERLLEDLGMVKTGDEPTWREFDAGAGRLALHVVEAAAAEDGTTAFGVEAGDLAEFARRTNVAGAGTAPGTTAELIETDRGPSCRVTAADGFSFLADPATRAADGSWAGSAEAEADLAVVGVWFAADPTAAARTLRDIGARPRPLAGAAGTGGAEADAVETETFTAKNGGVLMVGAAGAAAGTGSAGLGFEYGGNLEGLRERLAGAGHEVALVEEAAVALLHVGNPDAGGAAHPHALWISAAPAGGRPV, via the coding sequence ATGCTGCGTGTCCGCCCCATCCACTTCACTTCCCGCCCGGACCAGTGGGAGCGCCTGCTGGAGGATCTTGGCATGGTCAAGACCGGCGACGAGCCCACCTGGCGGGAGTTCGACGCCGGCGCCGGACGCCTCGCGCTGCACGTCGTGGAGGCCGCAGCGGCGGAGGACGGGACCACGGCGTTCGGCGTCGAGGCAGGCGACCTCGCGGAGTTTGCCCGCCGGACCAACGTGGCCGGTGCGGGCACCGCGCCCGGCACCACCGCCGAGCTCATCGAGACGGACCGCGGCCCCTCGTGCCGGGTCACCGCCGCTGACGGCTTCAGTTTCCTCGCCGACCCCGCCACCCGCGCGGCCGACGGCAGCTGGGCCGGCTCCGCGGAGGCGGAAGCGGATCTCGCCGTCGTCGGCGTCTGGTTCGCCGCGGATCCGACGGCGGCGGCCCGGACACTGCGTGACATCGGCGCCCGGCCCCGCCCGTTAGCCGGCGCTGCCGGGACCGGCGGCGCCGAGGCGGACGCTGTGGAAACGGAGACCTTCACGGCGAAGAACGGCGGGGTGCTGATGGTCGGTGCCGCCGGGGCTGCGGCGGGAACCGGCAGCGCCGGGCTGGGCTTCGAATACGGCGGCAACCTTGAAGGGCTCCGGGAACGGCTCGCCGGGGCCGGGCACGAGGTGGCGCTGGTGGAGGAGGCGGCCGTGGCGCTCCTGCACGTTGGCAACCCGGACGCCGGCGGCGCGGCCCACCCGCACGCCCTCTGGATCTCCGCAGCGCCCGCCGGCGGCCGACCCGTGTGA
- a CDS encoding NUDIX hydrolase family protein, which yields MNVRTPDPNPGWLSDDDLFEARGRLPMVYVEAVPVRLDPLGFVNEVGTLLQADEDGTMVRSLVSGRVLYRETIRAALLRHMEKDLGPLAFPQLPISPVPFTVAEYFPSPSHTGFTDDRQHAVALAYIIPVTGECSPRQDALELTWMTPEEVMSSDVQLEFSGGRGALIRQALAFAGVGH from the coding sequence ATGAACGTTCGCACTCCCGACCCCAATCCCGGCTGGCTCTCCGACGACGATCTTTTCGAGGCCCGCGGCCGACTGCCCATGGTCTACGTCGAGGCCGTCCCGGTCCGGCTGGACCCGCTCGGGTTTGTGAACGAGGTCGGGACCCTGCTGCAGGCCGACGAGGACGGCACCATGGTCCGCTCCCTGGTCTCCGGCCGGGTGCTGTACCGCGAGACCATCCGGGCCGCCCTGCTGCGCCACATGGAAAAGGACCTCGGCCCGCTCGCCTTCCCGCAGCTGCCGATCAGCCCGGTCCCCTTCACAGTGGCCGAATACTTTCCCTCCCCCTCGCACACCGGCTTCACCGACGACCGGCAGCACGCCGTCGCGCTGGCCTACATCATCCCCGTGACCGGCGAGTGCTCGCCGAGGCAGGACGCCCTCGAGTTGACCTGGATGACGCCGGAGGAAGTGATGAGTTCGGACGTGCAGCTGGAATTCAGCGGCGGCCGCGGTGCGCTGATCCGCCAGGCGCTGGCGTTCGCGGGCGTGGGCCACTAG
- a CDS encoding DUF6707 family protein, whose product MTHPTASLNYSERQAGSLRTGDLLLLPDAERTAEIVRVDVDNDDFGSPAIVRATLTGGGVLRIAAGSVVLVLDPVPDSPEASPADGAIPAADAAGPGADSPADSGDDSADGGAPGLQLVEHLPDGDGAPAAPGVVVPPRPVAPPVASGPSEADLALIPAADGTPESVVEAAAEAHPDALGVLLLSDRLTKGINTKSGSCLKDLSDLAHELFVVLKDAENALAVADLLNVLPFDGNPGRWASVEASLALASYICRQRGEEERAEVYEKFLRAPDEMETDPFKARINAKVRQRSLNEPNLYDKEIFRAIDNSNPDAEREWRLLRLEALLFLRAHGGSQTIGAPELERRIGNELESVRG is encoded by the coding sequence ATGACCCACCCCACAGCCTCCCTGAACTACAGCGAAAGGCAGGCGGGATCTCTGCGGACCGGGGATCTGCTGCTCCTGCCCGACGCCGAACGCACCGCCGAGATCGTGCGCGTGGACGTCGACAACGACGATTTCGGTTCCCCTGCCATCGTGCGCGCCACCCTCACCGGGGGCGGCGTGCTGCGGATCGCCGCCGGGTCCGTGGTCCTGGTCCTGGACCCCGTGCCGGACTCACCGGAAGCTTCCCCCGCCGACGGCGCGATCCCGGCGGCCGACGCGGCCGGCCCGGGCGCTGACTCCCCGGCCGACTCCGGGGACGACTCCGCGGACGGCGGCGCCCCCGGACTGCAGCTGGTTGAGCACCTTCCCGACGGCGACGGCGCACCCGCGGCTCCCGGCGTCGTCGTCCCTCCCCGTCCGGTGGCCCCGCCGGTGGCCAGCGGCCCCAGCGAAGCGGACCTGGCCCTAATTCCGGCCGCGGACGGAACCCCCGAGTCGGTTGTGGAAGCCGCGGCCGAAGCGCACCCCGACGCACTCGGGGTGCTGCTGCTCAGCGACCGGCTCACCAAGGGCATCAACACCAAGTCCGGCAGCTGCCTCAAGGACCTCAGCGACCTGGCCCATGAACTCTTTGTGGTGCTCAAAGACGCGGAGAACGCCCTCGCCGTCGCGGACCTGCTCAACGTGCTCCCCTTCGACGGGAACCCGGGCCGCTGGGCCTCGGTGGAGGCGTCGCTGGCGCTGGCCAGCTACATTTGCCGCCAGCGCGGGGAGGAAGAACGCGCCGAGGTTTACGAGAAGTTCCTCCGGGCGCCGGACGAGATGGAGACGGACCCGTTCAAGGCCCGGATCAACGCCAAGGTGCGCCAGCGTTCCCTCAACGAGCCGAACCTGTATGACAAGGAAATCTTCCGGGCGATCGACAACTCCAACCCGGACGCGGAGCGTGAATGGCGGCTGCTGCGGCTCGAGGCGCTGCTCTTCCTGCGCGCGCACGGCGGCTCCCAGACCATCGGCGCCCCCGAACTGGAGCGGCGGATCGGCAACGAGCTCGAGTCGGTCCGCGGCTGA
- a CDS encoding SRPBCC domain-containing protein yields MTNNLSVVINSDAPQVWTMLREPAKVAQWHGWEADDQAAEINAIYFGPDVVESADHTSLVVDGGDIFTLKPVPTGTEVSVTRAAIDHDSEWAAWDEDITQGWLTFLHQLRFALEHHPHGKRRTFFFSVPGTGGSAIDKLGLSDVPKPGEPYALTLATGEEISGKVWFRSNHQVGLTVHSYAEHGDGLVIVADQPVIPDLRPDGGSLGIISTYDLGAHQLDAIRGRWDTWRAENYPTSDPLH; encoded by the coding sequence ATGACGAACAATCTCAGCGTGGTGATCAACTCCGACGCGCCGCAGGTCTGGACGATGCTGCGCGAACCCGCGAAAGTGGCCCAGTGGCACGGCTGGGAGGCCGACGACCAGGCCGCCGAGATCAACGCGATCTACTTCGGCCCCGACGTGGTCGAGAGCGCGGACCATACCTCCCTCGTCGTCGACGGCGGCGATATCTTTACCCTGAAACCGGTCCCCACCGGCACGGAAGTCAGCGTGACACGCGCGGCCATCGACCATGACTCGGAGTGGGCGGCCTGGGACGAGGACATCACCCAGGGCTGGCTGACGTTCCTGCACCAGCTGCGGTTCGCCCTGGAGCACCACCCGCACGGCAAACGGCGGACGTTTTTCTTCTCGGTCCCCGGCACCGGGGGCTCGGCGATCGACAAACTGGGCCTGTCCGACGTCCCCAAACCCGGCGAGCCGTACGCGCTCACCCTGGCCACGGGCGAGGAGATTTCGGGCAAGGTCTGGTTCCGCAGCAACCACCAGGTGGGCCTGACCGTGCACAGCTACGCCGAGCACGGCGACGGACTGGTCATTGTGGCGGACCAGCCCGTCATCCCCGACCTCCGGCCCGACGGCGGCTCGCTGGGGATCATCTCCACCTACGATCTCGGCGCCCACCAGCTCGACGCCATCCGCGGCCGCTGGGACACCTGGCGGGCTGAGAACTACCCCACATCGGACCCGCTGCACTAA